A part of Verrucomicrobiia bacterium genomic DNA contains:
- the nuoH gene encoding NADH-quinone oxidoreductase subunit NuoH — MEVTMVESLDQLFVNLKHWAVGLFPDAWQVLVSAILSIAPLVAVFGGLFAIVTIFERKGLGRIQNRYGPNRVGIPFTDIRLAGFGQFIPDGIKALIKEDVVPRAADKVVHFLAPIVLLIPVLLAYAVLPIGRNMTVADYDAGVLFFFAVGAAVELSVFMAGWSSRNKYSLLGAMRGIAQMISYEIPLILSSVTVIMIVGSLNTGEIVARQSTYTGLLPDWFVFTPWGFAGFIIFFIASLAESNRAPFDLPEAESEIIAGYFTEYSGFKFALFFLGEYLGMFAISGLGITLFLGGWTAPFPFLTWVPSYLWFFAKLLALIFTFIWIRGTLPRLRMDQLMNFAWKFMIPMALINMFTAGVWHFMGPGLARWFISAVLVAGPYLLLGRGLMESKHLGKRTYRFVE, encoded by the coding sequence GTGGAAGTGACCATGGTCGAATCGCTGGACCAACTCTTCGTCAACTTGAAGCACTGGGCGGTCGGGCTGTTCCCCGACGCCTGGCAGGTGCTGGTTTCCGCCATCCTGTCCATCGCGCCGCTCGTGGCTGTGTTCGGCGGATTGTTCGCCATCGTCACCATCTTCGAGCGCAAAGGACTCGGCCGCATCCAAAACCGCTACGGCCCGAACCGCGTTGGCATTCCGTTCACCGATATCCGGCTTGCGGGCTTCGGCCAGTTCATTCCCGATGGCATCAAGGCGCTTATCAAGGAGGACGTTGTGCCGCGCGCGGCGGACAAGGTTGTGCATTTCCTCGCACCGATCGTGCTGCTGATTCCCGTGCTGCTCGCGTATGCCGTGCTGCCCATCGGGCGCAACATGACCGTCGCCGATTACGACGCGGGCGTCCTGTTCTTCTTTGCCGTCGGCGCGGCGGTGGAGCTGTCGGTGTTCATGGCGGGCTGGTCGAGCCGCAACAAATATTCGCTGCTCGGCGCCATGCGCGGCATCGCCCAGATGATCAGCTACGAAATCCCGCTCATCCTGTCGTCGGTCACGGTCATCATGATCGTGGGGTCGCTCAATACGGGGGAAATTGTGGCGCGGCAATCGACCTACACCGGGCTGCTGCCAGACTGGTTCGTGTTCACCCCGTGGGGTTTTGCCGGATTCATCATTTTCTTCATCGCATCGCTCGCGGAATCCAACCGGGCGCCGTTCGATTTGCCCGAGGCCGAATCCGAAATCATCGCCGGCTACTTCACGGAATACTCGGGGTTCAAGTTCGCACTGTTCTTCCTCGGTGAATACCTCGGCATGTTCGCCATCAGCGGACTGGGCATCACGCTGTTCCTCGGCGGGTGGACGGCGCCGTTTCCATTCCTGACGTGGGTGCCGTCCTACCTGTGGTTCTTTGCCAAGCTGCTGGCGCTCATCTTCACGTTCATCTGGATTCGCGGCACGCTGCCGCGCCTGCGCATGGATCAACTCATGAACTTCGCCTGGAAATTCATGATCCCCATGGCGCTCATCAACATGTTCACCGCCGGCGTCTGGCATTTCATGGGCCCCGGCCTGGCGCGCTGGTTTATCAGCGCGGTGCTGGTGGCGGGGCCTTATCTGCTGCTGGGTCGCGGCCTGATGGAGAGCAAGCACCTCGGCAAACGCACCTACCGCTTTGTGGAATGA
- a CDS encoding 4Fe-4S dicluster domain-containing protein codes for MLGEAIIKGMAVTAKNFLGSYVSKERLTTVQYPEERLTPQENTRQFPFLVYDGDDWQKGLRCVACQICEKECPPKCIYIVKSKDKRLDYKGQPQFYPATFDIDISVCMSCQICVEVCPFESIKMDTEFELSTDDRFGGLLLTKDKLAQSNAHYHAIHPADAAASDAVLAGEKAKAEAKAKAAAEAKAKAAAAPAPAQKTA; via the coding sequence ATGTTAGGCGAAGCCATCATCAAAGGCATGGCGGTCACCGCCAAAAACTTTCTGGGCAGCTACGTGTCCAAGGAGCGGCTGACCACGGTGCAGTATCCCGAGGAGCGGCTCACGCCCCAGGAGAATACGCGGCAGTTTCCGTTTCTCGTTTACGACGGCGACGACTGGCAGAAGGGCCTGCGCTGCGTGGCGTGCCAGATTTGCGAGAAGGAATGCCCGCCCAAGTGCATTTACATCGTCAAAAGCAAGGACAAGCGGCTCGATTACAAGGGGCAGCCGCAGTTCTATCCGGCCACGTTCGACATCGACATTTCGGTGTGCATGAGCTGTCAGATTTGCGTCGAGGTGTGCCCGTTTGAATCCATCAAGATGGACACCGAGTTTGAGCTGAGCACCGATGACCGCTTCGGCGGGCTGCTGCTCACGAAGGACAAGCTCGCCCAGTCCAACGCCCATTACCACGCCATTCATCCGGCGGACGCGGCGGCCTCCGATGCCGTGCTGGCCGGGGAAAAGGCGAAGGCCGAGGCCAAGGCCAAAGCCGCGGCGGAAGCAAAGGCCAAGGCGGCCGCCGCGCCGGCGCCGGCGCAGAAAACCGCGTAA
- a CDS encoding NADH-quinone oxidoreductase subunit D, producing the protein MNYELRARDGDAEGDLLEVSLGPHHPSTHGVFRMDVVLDGEKVVRLKPVFGYLHRNHEKIAENTTYLSSMPYTDRLDYFCSMTNNWAYALSVEKLAGLSVPERAEYIRVIMAELTRLLNHTCLIGFFVQDMGALGTPLMYAFREREKILDLFEELTGARMMCNYLRFGGVRCDVSDSWLQRARQVVENYEPFLDEFEALIAENEIVLARTQGIGILPRELAVNASITGPMLRASGVNYDIRKVDKYGIYDRFEFKVPIGEHGDLYDRYMIRVLEMRECVKILKQALHDIPAGPFVDPKAKLRGFRPKVGEAYGRIEAPKGELGFYLISDGSPNPYRYRVRPPSFINLTILEDMCLGQRIADAIIILGSVDIVLGEVDR; encoded by the coding sequence ATGAACTACGAGCTGCGGGCCCGCGATGGCGATGCCGAGGGCGACCTGCTCGAAGTCTCGCTCGGACCGCATCATCCGTCCACGCACGGCGTGTTCCGCATGGACGTGGTGCTGGACGGCGAAAAAGTGGTCAGGCTCAAACCGGTGTTTGGCTACCTGCACCGGAATCACGAGAAGATCGCCGAGAACACGACGTATCTCTCGTCCATGCCCTACACGGACCGGCTCGATTATTTCTGCTCGATGACGAACAACTGGGCCTACGCGTTGTCCGTCGAGAAGCTGGCGGGCCTGTCGGTGCCGGAACGCGCGGAATACATCCGCGTCATCATGGCTGAGCTGACCCGCCTGCTGAACCACACCTGCCTCATCGGTTTTTTTGTGCAGGACATGGGCGCGCTGGGCACGCCGTTGATGTATGCCTTCCGTGAACGTGAAAAGATCCTCGATCTTTTCGAGGAGCTGACCGGCGCCCGCATGATGTGCAATTACCTGCGCTTTGGCGGCGTTCGCTGCGATGTGTCGGATTCCTGGCTGCAACGGGCGCGCCAGGTGGTTGAAAACTACGAGCCTTTTTTGGATGAGTTCGAAGCGTTGATTGCCGAGAATGAAATCGTTCTCGCGCGCACGCAGGGCATTGGGATCCTGCCGCGCGAGCTGGCCGTCAATGCGTCCATCACCGGTCCGATGCTCCGCGCCAGCGGCGTCAATTATGACATTCGCAAGGTGGACAAATATGGGATCTACGACCGTTTTGAATTCAAGGTGCCCATTGGCGAACACGGCGACCTTTACGACCGTTACATGATTCGCGTGCTGGAAATGCGCGAATGCGTGAAGATTTTGAAACAGGCCCTGCACGACATTCCGGCCGGTCCGTTTGTCGATCCGAAGGCGAAGCTGCGCGGCTTCCGTCCGAAGGTGGGCGAGGCCTACGGGCGCATCGAAGCGCCCAAGGGCGAGCTGGGCTTTTACCTCATCAGCGACGGCTCGCCGAATCCCTATCGCTATCGTGTGCGGCCGCCCAGCTTCATCAATCTGACCATTCTCGAGGACATGTGCCTCGGCCAGCGCATTGCCGACGCGATCATCATTCTGGGCAGCGTGGACATCGTGTTGGGGGAGGTGGATCGATGA
- a CDS encoding NADH-quinone oxidoreductase subunit C — protein METLEQIKSRVEAAVAGAQLTVVPNDSPVAQPSLLVDNAHAVAVAGFLRDDPELQLDYCSNMTGVDWPEAELTEKIKVKQVVDGVEKEVEEVKKTLRPGCLEAVYHLYSMAKKHGPVILRLRTENRADKNHLPSLTPLWRGCEFQEREAYDLFGIVFDGHPDLRRILMWDEFKDHPMRKDYVEPDDYEYEPTPHDELVEKVKAHQAKEASV, from the coding sequence GTGGAAACTCTCGAACAAATCAAAAGCCGCGTCGAAGCCGCGGTCGCCGGCGCACAACTGACCGTGGTGCCCAATGATTCCCCGGTGGCCCAGCCCTCCCTGCTGGTGGACAACGCACACGCCGTCGCGGTGGCTGGATTCCTGCGCGATGATCCGGAACTCCAGCTCGATTACTGCTCCAACATGACCGGTGTGGACTGGCCCGAAGCGGAGCTGACCGAAAAAATCAAGGTCAAGCAGGTCGTGGACGGCGTGGAGAAGGAAGTCGAGGAAGTGAAGAAAACGCTCCGCCCCGGCTGCCTTGAAGCAGTGTATCACCTTTATTCGATGGCCAAAAAACACGGCCCGGTGATTCTGCGCCTCCGGACGGAAAATCGTGCCGACAAGAATCATCTGCCGTCGCTGACCCCGCTCTGGCGCGGCTGTGAGTTTCAGGAGCGTGAGGCGTATGACCTGTTCGGCATCGTGTTCGACGGCCATCCCGACCTGCGCCGCATCCTGATGTGGGACGAATTCAAGGATCATCCGATGCGCAAGGATTACGTGGAGCCGGACGATTACGAATACGAGCCGACGCCGCACGATGAACTGGTGGAAAAAGTGAAGGCGCACCAGGCGAAGGAGGCGTCCGTATGA
- a CDS encoding NADH-quinone oxidoreductase subunit B, with the protein MDQGLRSELQKQGVFTTTLEEVYNWGRANSVWPLTFGLACCAIEMIAASMSRFDLARFGAEVFRPSPRQADLMIVAGTVTKKMAPLVVRLYNQMPEPKYVIAMGACAISGGPFKQGYNVLKGIDRYVPVDVVIPGCPPRPEALIHAFMTLQEKIEQQKLTGPHRARHLDPDAPSEFPVPVYGEHDLVPPKNPQIWQPPVVQR; encoded by the coding sequence ATTGATCAAGGTTTACGCAGTGAGCTTCAGAAGCAGGGCGTGTTTACCACGACGCTGGAGGAAGTTTACAACTGGGGGCGCGCCAATTCCGTCTGGCCGCTGACCTTCGGCCTCGCCTGCTGTGCCATTGAAATGATCGCGGCGTCGATGTCGCGTTTCGACCTGGCCCGTTTCGGCGCCGAGGTGTTCCGGCCTTCGCCCCGGCAGGCCGACCTGATGATCGTGGCCGGCACGGTCACCAAGAAGATGGCGCCGCTCGTCGTGCGCCTCTACAACCAGATGCCCGAGCCCAAATACGTCATTGCCATGGGCGCCTGCGCCATTTCCGGCGGGCCGTTCAAACAGGGCTACAACGTGCTCAAGGGCATCGACCGTTATGTGCCCGTGGACGTCGTGATTCCCGGCTGTCCGCCGCGGCCCGAGGCGTTGATTCACGCCTTCATGACGTTGCAGGAAAAAATCGAGCAGCAAAAACTCACCGGTCCCCACCGGGCGCGGCATCTGGACCCCGACGCACCGAGTGAATTTCCGGTGCCCGTTTACGGCGAGCACGATCTCGTGCCGCCGAAGAATCCGCAAATCTGGCAGCCGCCCGTGGTCCAGCGTTGA
- a CDS encoding NADH-quinone oxidoreductase subunit A, protein MPTPQNSYLVLVVLMVAAVGFAAVPLTLAWLWAKFFSPKKPGHDKNATYECGLESKGDAWIQFRAEYYLYGIIFLVFDVETIFLLPFAVSFGGLSAGAFIAMMVFLLLLVEGLVWAWQKGVLTWK, encoded by the coding sequence ATGCCCACGCCGCAAAATTCCTATCTCGTGCTGGTGGTTTTGATGGTGGCAGCGGTGGGATTTGCCGCAGTGCCGCTCACTCTGGCGTGGTTGTGGGCAAAGTTCTTCTCCCCGAAGAAGCCCGGCCACGACAAGAACGCGACTTACGAATGCGGCCTGGAGTCCAAGGGTGACGCGTGGATTCAGTTCCGCGCCGAATACTATCTTTACGGCATCATTTTCCTGGTGTTCGACGTGGAGACCATTTTTCTGCTGCCGTTCGCGGTGTCATTTGGCGGGCTCTCCGCCGGGGCTTTCATCGCGATGATGGTGTTTTTGCTGTTGCTGGTGGAAGGGCTCGTGTGGGCCTGGCAGAAAGGTGTGTTGACGTGGAAGTGA
- a CDS encoding SDR family oxidoreductase yields MTGGRITIITGATRGLGRAMVDEFSRAGWTVLGCGRSEREVEQLREHFDKPHDFYVVDVSSDEEVQSWASLILTHYGPPDLLINNAGVINRNAPLWDVPAQEFDAVVNINLKGVANIIRHFVPEMVRRKRGVVVNFSSGWGRSVDAEVAPYCATKWAIEGLTRALAEELPSGMAAVPFNPGIVNTEMLQSCFGASAGSYPFPAQWAKIAVPFLAQLGAKDNGKPLSVPESWH; encoded by the coding sequence ATGACCGGAGGGAGGATCACCATCATTACCGGCGCCACCCGCGGTCTTGGCCGCGCCATGGTGGATGAATTCAGCCGGGCCGGCTGGACGGTTCTGGGCTGCGGTCGTTCCGAACGGGAGGTCGAACAACTGCGCGAGCACTTCGACAAACCACACGATTTTTACGTGGTGGACGTTTCCTCCGATGAGGAGGTCCAGTCGTGGGCCAGTCTGATCCTGACCCACTACGGCCCGCCCGACCTGCTCATCAACAACGCGGGCGTCATCAACCGCAATGCCCCGTTGTGGGATGTGCCGGCGCAGGAATTTGACGCCGTCGTGAACATCAACCTGAAGGGCGTGGCCAACATCATCCGTCATTTTGTGCCGGAGATGGTGCGGCGCAAGCGCGGAGTGGTGGTCAACTTCAGCTCCGGCTGGGGCCGCTCCGTCGACGCCGAAGTCGCGCCCTATTGCGCCACCAAGTGGGCCATTGAAGGGCTGACGCGCGCGCTGGCCGAGGAACTGCCGTCCGGCATGGCTGCCGTGCCGTTCAATCCCGGCATCGTGAACACCGAGATGCTCCAGAGCTGTTTCGGGGCCTCGGCCGGCTCGTATCCGTTCCCCGCGCAATGGGCGAAGATTGCCGTCCCTTTTCTTGCCCAGCTGGGCGCCAAAGACAACGGCAAACCCCTCAGTGTTCCGGAGTCGTGGCATTAA
- a CDS encoding J domain-containing protein, whose amino-acid sequence MAVQYKDYYQILGVPRTASEAEIKKAFRKLAREHHPDVAKDKKRAEEKFKEINEAYEVLGDPAKRKRYDELGANWQSGAEFRPPPGWEHAAGAQGFRGGRRTGTEGFEFHFGGTGFSDFFEQLFGRTGRGGFPNSGGFAPEGMAERGRDIEGDLMVTLDEVMRGSIRSVSVRHNVPCEQCGGSGRTLGRTCHVCAGAGQVQQTETHQVKIPAGVGEGQKLRLAGRGEAGSGGAGAGDLFLRVRLARHPDFEVEGHNLIYELDLAPWEAVLGASVDVPTLDGQVAIRIPPGTPGGQKLRVRGRGLPQRGGGRGDLIVVTSIEVPAKVSDSERKLWEQLARESHFRPRT is encoded by the coding sequence ATGGCTGTGCAATACAAAGACTACTACCAGATTCTTGGGGTGCCGCGCACCGCCAGCGAGGCCGAGATCAAAAAAGCCTTTCGCAAGCTGGCCCGCGAACATCATCCCGACGTGGCCAAGGACAAAAAAAGGGCCGAGGAAAAGTTCAAGGAAATCAACGAAGCCTACGAGGTGCTGGGCGATCCGGCGAAGCGTAAACGTTACGACGAACTGGGCGCGAACTGGCAATCCGGCGCGGAGTTTCGGCCGCCGCCCGGTTGGGAACACGCCGCTGGTGCGCAAGGCTTTCGCGGCGGCCGCCGCACGGGCACGGAGGGATTTGAATTTCATTTCGGCGGCACGGGCTTCAGCGACTTTTTTGAACAATTGTTCGGCCGAACCGGGCGGGGCGGCTTTCCGAACAGCGGCGGCTTTGCGCCGGAGGGCATGGCCGAACGCGGTCGTGACATCGAGGGTGATCTCATGGTGACGCTGGATGAAGTCATGCGCGGCTCGATTCGTTCCGTTTCCGTGCGTCACAACGTGCCCTGCGAGCAGTGTGGCGGCAGCGGGCGCACGCTGGGGCGAACGTGCCACGTTTGCGCCGGTGCCGGCCAGGTGCAGCAGACGGAAACCCATCAGGTCAAAATCCCGGCCGGTGTCGGTGAAGGACAAAAGCTCCGCCTCGCCGGGCGCGGCGAAGCGGGTTCGGGCGGTGCTGGAGCTGGGGATTTATTCCTGCGCGTGCGCCTCGCCCGGCATCCGGATTTTGAGGTGGAGGGGCACAATCTGATTTATGAACTGGACCTGGCGCCGTGGGAGGCCGTGCTTGGAGCGAGCGTGGACGTGCCGACCCTGGACGGGCAGGTGGCCATCCGGATTCCACCGGGCACGCCCGGCGGCCAAAAGTTGCGCGTGCGGGGGCGTGGTCTGCCGCAGCGCGGCGGGGGGCGCGGGGATTTGATCGTGGTCACGTCCATCGAAGTGCCCGCCAAGGTTTCCGACAGCGAGCGGAAACTGTGGGAGCAACTGGCGCGCGAATCACATTTCCGTCCGCGCACTTGA
- a CDS encoding DegQ family serine endoprotease, with protein MKMLLRNRVAAWALAVVLGIPFASFARVDNPPAKVKLDESVIDRDARTGNSYAAVIKKASPSVVYIYSTKTLKAPRFQQFFDDPFLRRFFGDPSDDGGGSGRGRSRSFKQESLGSGVIVTADGYILTNNHVVEGADPDGVEVALANGEKKYTAKVIGTDPQTDIAVLKIDAKDLPVITIADSDKLEVGDVVLAIGNPFNVGQSVTMGIVSALGRGGFNITDYEDFIQTDAAINPGNSGGALVDAEGRLIGINQSILSRSGGNAGVGFAVPVNLARSVMERLIQDGKVTRGFLGVMIQSLTPELAKSFDLPDTSGALVGGVSPNTPAEEAGIKSGDVITAIDGKKASDSRHLRLMISEKPPGTKITLTVVRDGKTRTVSVKLGTLPGDEGTASSSTSSSNSKFDALDGVEVADLDAQARRQFDIPSHVRGALVSNVDQDSNAYEAGLRSGDVIQEIDRQSVKDADSAVKLSEEAKGDRILLRVWSQEGGMSGSRFLSVDNHKKQ; from the coding sequence ATGAAAATGCTTTTGAGAAATCGGGTTGCCGCGTGGGCGCTGGCGGTGGTTTTGGGGATTCCGTTTGCTTCGTTTGCCCGGGTGGACAATCCGCCGGCCAAGGTCAAACTGGACGAGTCGGTCATCGACCGGGATGCGCGGACGGGCAACAGCTACGCCGCCGTGATCAAGAAGGCCTCGCCCAGCGTGGTTTACATCTATTCAACGAAAACCCTGAAGGCCCCACGCTTTCAGCAGTTCTTCGATGACCCCTTCCTGCGCCGCTTCTTTGGCGACCCGTCCGATGACGGTGGCGGCAGCGGCCGTGGGCGGTCGCGCAGTTTCAAGCAGGAGAGCCTCGGTTCCGGTGTGATCGTCACGGCGGACGGCTACATTCTGACGAACAACCACGTGGTGGAGGGGGCCGACCCGGATGGAGTGGAAGTGGCGCTCGCCAACGGGGAGAAGAAATACACCGCCAAGGTCATCGGCACAGATCCCCAGACGGACATTGCGGTGCTCAAGATCGATGCGAAGGATCTGCCGGTCATCACGATTGCCGACAGCGACAAGCTGGAGGTGGGCGACGTGGTGCTGGCCATTGGCAACCCGTTCAACGTCGGCCAGTCCGTGACGATGGGGATTGTGAGCGCGCTCGGCCGCGGCGGGTTCAACATCACCGACTACGAGGATTTCATTCAGACCGACGCCGCCATCAACCCGGGCAACTCCGGCGGGGCGCTGGTGGATGCGGAAGGGCGGTTGATTGGCATCAACCAGTCCATCTTGAGCCGCAGTGGCGGCAACGCGGGGGTGGGATTTGCCGTGCCGGTCAATCTGGCGCGGTCCGTCATGGAACGGCTCATCCAGGATGGCAAGGTGACGCGCGGCTTTTTGGGCGTGATGATTCAATCGCTCACGCCGGAACTGGCCAAGTCCTTCGACCTGCCGGACACCTCGGGTGCGCTCGTGGGCGGCGTGTCCCCGAACACGCCCGCCGAAGAGGCGGGGATCAAGTCCGGTGACGTCATCACGGCGATTGACGGCAAAAAAGCCAGCGACAGCCGGCACCTGCGGCTGATGATTTCGGAGAAGCCGCCCGGCACCAAGATCACGTTGACGGTGGTGCGCGACGGCAAAACGCGGACTGTGTCGGTCAAGCTGGGCACGTTGCCCGGAGACGAAGGGACCGCCAGTTCGTCCACCAGCAGCAGCAATTCGAAGTTTGACGCGCTGGACGGCGTGGAAGTGGCGGATTTGGATGCGCAAGCCCGCCGGCAGTTCGACATCCCGAGCCACGTGCGCGGCGCGCTCGTCAGCAACGTGGACCAGGATTCCAACGCGTATGAAGCCGGGCTGCGTTCCGGTGACGTCATTCAGGAAATTGACCGTCAATCGGTGAAGGACGCGGATTCCGCGGTGAAGCTCAGCGAGGAGGCCAAGGGCGACCGGATTCTCCTGCGCGTCTGGAGCCAGGAAGGCGGCATGAGCGGATCGCGTTTCCTCTCCGTGGACAATCACAAGAAGCAATGA
- the folE2 gene encoding GTP cyclohydrolase FolE2: MSKTSEPAATKLHDKQSERDHRELHIDKVGVRGLRFPIQVMDKTRVHQNTVATIGMFVDLPKEFKGTHMSRFIEVLNAHGNVIHVENIEGILFALQAKLKAATSHLEIEFPYFMTKQAPVSGKDGVMDYNVRFDATACGNEADLVMTVKVNVTTLCPCSKAIAKYGAHNQRGEVTVTLRSRSVVWIEDVIALVEASGSSELYALLKREDEKSVTERAYENPVFVEDLVRNVALKLKAHPEITWWKVEAENFESIHNHNAYACIQKS; this comes from the coding sequence ATGTCAAAGACGTCCGAACCGGCCGCAACCAAACTTCACGACAAGCAGAGCGAGCGGGATCACCGTGAGCTGCACATTGACAAGGTCGGCGTGCGCGGTTTGCGTTTTCCCATCCAGGTCATGGACAAGACGCGGGTGCACCAGAACACCGTGGCCACCATTGGGATGTTTGTGGATTTGCCCAAGGAATTCAAAGGCACCCACATGAGCCGGTTCATCGAGGTGCTCAACGCGCACGGCAACGTGATCCACGTTGAAAACATCGAGGGCATCCTGTTCGCGCTGCAGGCGAAGCTGAAGGCGGCGACGTCGCACCTGGAGATTGAATTTCCTTATTTCATGACGAAACAGGCGCCCGTTTCCGGCAAGGACGGCGTGATGGATTACAACGTGCGCTTTGACGCGACGGCCTGCGGCAACGAGGCGGATCTGGTCATGACTGTGAAGGTGAACGTCACCACGTTGTGCCCGTGCTCCAAGGCCATCGCGAAATACGGCGCGCACAATCAGCGTGGCGAAGTGACCGTGACGCTGCGTTCGCGGAGTGTCGTGTGGATTGAGGATGTGATTGCCCTGGTGGAGGCGTCCGGCAGCTCCGAATTGTATGCGCTGCTGAAGCGCGAGGATGAGAAGTCCGTCACCGAGCGCGCCTACGAAAATCCCGTGTTTGTCGAGGATCTCGTGCGCAACGTCGCGTTGAAGTTGAAGGCGCATCCGGAGATCACGTGGTGGAAGGTGGAGGCGGAAAACTTTGAAAGCATCCACAACCACAACGCCTACGCCTGCATTCAAAAGAGCTAG
- the frr gene encoding ribosome recycling factor, with protein sequence MPSDEILLEAEEKMMKSEEVVQREFAGVRTSKASPALVENIQAEVYGSIMRIRELASITTPEPRMLVIQPWDVGSLHPIEKAIQKANIGMNPTIQGKLIRLVLPELSEERRQEFVKLVKKLAEEGRVAIRHVRRDAMETLKKEKAAGKIPEDEEKHAEKELQKLTDDYIAKIDGHVVSKEKEIMTV encoded by the coding sequence ATGCCAAGCGACGAGATTTTGTTGGAAGCGGAAGAGAAGATGATGAAATCCGAGGAAGTCGTGCAGCGCGAGTTTGCGGGCGTGCGCACCAGCAAGGCTTCCCCGGCCCTGGTCGAAAACATCCAGGCGGAGGTTTACGGTTCAATAATGCGCATCCGCGAACTGGCCAGCATCACCACGCCCGAGCCGCGCATGCTGGTGATCCAGCCGTGGGACGTCGGCTCATTGCACCCAATCGAGAAGGCCATTCAAAAGGCCAACATCGGCATGAACCCAACCATTCAAGGCAAGCTCATCCGGCTGGTGTTGCCGGAACTCAGCGAAGAACGCCGGCAGGAATTCGTCAAACTGGTTAAAAAACTGGCGGAGGAAGGGCGTGTGGCCATCCGCCATGTGCGCCGGGATGCCATGGAAACGCTTAAGAAGGAAAAAGCCGCGGGCAAGATTCCCGAGGACGAGGAAAAGCACGCGGAGAAGGAACTGCAAAAGCTGACGGATGATTACATCGCCAAGATCGACGGCCACGTGGTCAGCAAGGAAAAGGAAATCATGACGGTTTGA
- the thpR gene encoding RNA 2',3'-cyclic phosphodiesterase: protein MDAVPSLRLFVALPLPAELVTQLIAVQRELRDVLPPHSTAWVKPGGLHLTLRFLGAVNAARVPELEQRLRAGLREQGELNLMCERLGCFPDLRFPRVVWAWVHAADEQLNHLVQAVEIAVAPFAEKPADARFVGHVTLARPKQIRRADAERLARFVEGAATRRFGEWRAGVVELIQSRLGPGGSEYTTLATLNLLPDLR, encoded by the coding sequence ATGGACGCTGTGCCAAGCCTTCGCCTGTTTGTCGCGCTGCCGCTGCCCGCGGAACTGGTGACGCAGTTGATCGCGGTGCAGCGGGAATTGCGGGACGTGTTGCCGCCCCACTCGACGGCGTGGGTGAAGCCGGGCGGCCTGCATCTCACGTTGCGTTTTCTCGGCGCCGTGAACGCCGCGCGCGTGCCGGAACTGGAACAACGTCTGCGCGCCGGGTTGCGCGAGCAGGGCGAACTGAATCTGATGTGCGAACGCCTCGGCTGTTTTCCCGACCTGCGTTTCCCGCGCGTGGTCTGGGCCTGGGTTCACGCTGCCGACGAACAATTAAACCACCTTGTTCAGGCGGTGGAGATTGCGGTTGCGCCGTTCGCGGAAAAGCCGGCGGACGCGCGCTTCGTTGGTCATGTGACGCTGGCGCGTCCCAAGCAAATCCGGCGCGCCGACGCGGAACGGTTGGCGCGGTTCGTTGAAGGCGCTGCCACGCGTCGCTTTGGCGAATGGCGTGCGGGCGTGGTGGAATTGATTCAGAGCCGCCTGGGTCCGGGTGGCAGCGAATACACGACGCTCGCCACGCTCAATCTGCTTCCGGATTTACGCTGA